One part of the Dyadobacter sp. 676 genome encodes these proteins:
- a CDS encoding efflux RND transporter permease subunit encodes MKFIETILKRPSMIIVLFAILFIGGLASYTQLSYVLLPEFSVPTITITTLYPGAAPTEVEAEVSKKIEDAVSGLDNIEDVTSKSMESASLVIVQFKAGTDIDKALEDAQRDVNNMLSDLPDDAETPSLSKISPSDQPIMQLLATSSLPNEVFYQQVEDKYLPMLQQIEGVAEITMTGGDQREIRINVNNDKLRFYGLSLLQVTQAVNQANLDFPTGKVKNTSENMTLRLAGKFASLDDIRNLVITSPVNGSPIRVGDVAEITDGLTDAESISRYNGVNGIGLFIKKQSDANAVEISKSVQEKLASIEKANAKDKVRFAIAYDSSIFTLESVEAVTHDLVIAVILVAVVMLLFLHSFRNAFIVMVSVPASLIAAFLFMYVMGYSLNLMTLLALSLVIGILVDDSIVILENIQRHLEMGKDRWRATIDGVTEIGFAAVAITLVIVVVFVPITMVNSVIADLLRQFSLTVAFATMVSLLVSFTLTPWMTSKMAKVERLNPKNPAQAFLIWFEKGLTALTKWYHGSLEWVLGHKLAFSGILVAIVAMTGWVMSLGIIGSEFVAEGDQGKFLLTMKLDKSASLQQNNLTARNIEDYLRKKPEVKTIFANVGGASTGLNSSGRGETNRTELTVELVPVEERRNAQPTEDYMLAVRKELEQKFAGVEFNSAAIGMVNSGTAPIEVFLSGDDLDKILAAANDLANRLRKTPGANDVNVSVEAGNPEVRVDIDREKMAKLGLDIQTVGATMQNAFAGNDDSKFREGGEDYDIRIMLDAFDRKNPEDVKAITFYSPVAKQSVQLAQFADVTLSTGPSIVERKNRRSSVTVTANTLGIGSGTLVSNIQAGLKENPLPDDIILTWGGDAKNQSEGFGSLGLAMLAGLMLVYFIMVLLYDSFVYPFVVLFSIPVAVIGALLALALSSSNIGIFAMLGMLMLIGLVVKNAILIVDFANQQKALGVPFRKAILIAGEERLRPILMTTIAMVIGMVPIATATGAGAEWKNSLAWVLIGGLTSSMLLTIYLVPMVYYLVDRLGEKWKGWRVRPERVQESVVAEEI; translated from the coding sequence ATGAAATTCATTGAAACCATATTGAAGCGCCCTTCGATGATCATCGTGCTTTTCGCGATCCTGTTCATCGGCGGGCTGGCTTCGTACACCCAGCTCAGCTATGTGCTGTTGCCGGAATTTTCTGTTCCTACCATTACTATCACCACATTATATCCAGGCGCGGCGCCCACGGAGGTAGAGGCCGAGGTCAGCAAGAAGATCGAGGATGCGGTGTCCGGCCTGGATAATATTGAAGATGTGACTTCCAAATCGATGGAAAGCGCGTCGCTGGTGATCGTGCAGTTTAAAGCGGGTACCGATATCGACAAGGCATTGGAAGACGCCCAACGCGACGTCAACAACATGCTGAGCGACTTGCCCGACGATGCGGAAACGCCTTCATTGTCCAAAATATCGCCCAGCGACCAGCCTATTATGCAGCTGCTCGCTACTTCGAGCTTGCCCAACGAAGTGTTTTACCAGCAGGTAGAAGACAAATACCTGCCGATGTTGCAGCAGATCGAAGGGGTGGCCGAGATCACCATGACCGGCGGCGACCAGCGCGAGATCCGCATTAATGTAAATAATGATAAACTACGTTTCTACGGATTGTCACTATTGCAGGTAACACAGGCCGTTAACCAGGCAAACCTCGACTTCCCGACCGGTAAGGTGAAAAATACCTCGGAGAACATGACCCTCCGCCTTGCGGGCAAGTTCGCGTCGCTGGACGATATCCGGAACCTCGTGATCACTTCGCCCGTGAACGGCAGTCCGATCCGTGTAGGCGATGTAGCCGAGATCACCGATGGCCTGACAGACGCCGAAAGCATCAGCCGGTACAATGGCGTGAATGGTATCGGTTTGTTTATCAAAAAACAATCTGACGCGAATGCGGTCGAGATCAGTAAATCGGTGCAGGAGAAGCTGGCTTCGATCGAAAAGGCCAATGCCAAAGACAAAGTCAGATTTGCGATCGCCTATGACAGTTCGATATTCACACTGGAATCTGTGGAGGCGGTAACGCACGACCTGGTGATCGCGGTAATCCTCGTGGCGGTGGTAATGCTCCTATTCCTGCACAGCTTCCGGAATGCATTCATCGTAATGGTTTCGGTGCCGGCGTCGCTTATTGCCGCTTTCCTCTTCATGTACGTAATGGGTTATTCGCTCAACCTGATGACGCTCCTCGCGCTCTCGCTCGTGATCGGTATCCTGGTGGATGACTCTATCGTGATCCTGGAAAATATCCAGCGGCATCTGGAAATGGGTAAAGACCGCTGGCGCGCGACCATCGACGGCGTTACGGAAATCGGTTTCGCTGCGGTGGCTATTACATTGGTGATTGTCGTCGTTTTTGTGCCGATTACAATGGTAAATTCCGTGATTGCGGACCTGTTGAGGCAGTTTTCGCTTACGGTTGCATTTGCAACGATGGTTAGTTTGCTGGTAAGTTTTACATTAACTCCCTGGATGACGTCCAAAATGGCGAAGGTCGAACGTCTTAACCCAAAAAATCCGGCGCAGGCTTTCCTGATCTGGTTTGAAAAAGGTTTGACGGCATTAACGAAATGGTACCACGGCTCCCTGGAATGGGTGCTGGGACACAAACTGGCCTTCTCGGGCATATTGGTGGCGATTGTAGCCATGACCGGCTGGGTAATGAGCCTGGGCATCATCGGTTCGGAATTTGTGGCCGAAGGCGATCAGGGGAAATTCCTGCTCACCATGAAGCTCGATAAAAGCGCTTCGCTGCAACAAAACAACCTGACGGCACGAAACATCGAGGACTATCTGCGGAAAAAACCGGAAGTGAAAACGATTTTCGCGAACGTCGGCGGGGCGAGTACCGGTCTGAACAGCTCCGGCCGCGGCGAAACCAACCGCACCGAGCTGACGGTGGAGCTCGTCCCCGTCGAAGAGCGCAGGAATGCGCAGCCTACCGAAGATTATATGCTGGCTGTCCGTAAAGAACTGGAGCAAAAATTCGCAGGGGTGGAATTCAATTCGGCTGCTATCGGAATGGTGAATTCGGGAACGGCTCCTATTGAAGTGTTCCTGAGCGGTGACGACCTCGACAAAATCCTGGCCGCGGCCAACGACCTCGCGAACCGCCTCCGGAAAACGCCTGGTGCGAATGACGTGAACGTGTCGGTGGAAGCCGGTAACCCCGAAGTCCGTGTGGATATCGACCGTGAGAAAATGGCGAAGCTCGGGCTGGACATTCAAACCGTGGGCGCAACCATGCAAAATGCATTCGCCGGTAACGACGATTCCAAATTCCGCGAGGGCGGCGAGGATTACGATATCCGCATTATGCTCGACGCATTCGACCGCAAAAATCCGGAAGACGTGAAAGCGATTACATTCTATAGTCCGGTTGCTAAACAATCCGTACAGCTTGCACAGTTTGCCGATGTGACTTTGAGTACTGGCCCAAGTATTGTTGAGCGGAAAAACCGTCGCTCATCCGTCACAGTCACCGCCAATACATTAGGGATTGGATCGGGAACTTTGGTGAGTAATATTCAGGCCGGCTTAAAGGAAAATCCGCTCCCGGACGACATTATACTTACCTGGGGCGGCGACGCGAAGAACCAGAGCGAAGGCTTCGGTTCGCTGGGGCTGGCGATGCTGGCGGGGTTGATGCTCGTGTATTTTATCATGGTGTTGCTCTACGATAGTTTCGTGTATCCGTTCGTGGTGTTATTTTCGATCCCGGTAGCGGTGATCGGTGCGCTGCTGGCGCTCGCCTTGTCGTCGTCGAACATCGGGATTTTCGCGATGCTCGGAATGCTGATGTTGATCGGCCTGGTCGTGAAAAACGCGATCCTGATCGTCGACTTCGCCAACCAGCAGAAGGCGTTGGGGGTACCTTTCAGAAAGGCCATTCTCATTGCGGGAGAAGAGCGCCTGCGGCCGATCCTGATGACGACCATCGCGATGGTGATCGGGATGGTGCCGATCGCCACGGCGACAGGCGCCGGGGCCGAGTGGAAGAACTCCTTGGCATGGGTGCTCATCGGAGGGCTCACCAGTTCGATGCTGCTCACCATCTACCTCGTGCCGATGGTATACTACTTGGTTGACAGGCTTGGCGAAAAATGGAAGGGCTGGCGCGTCAGGCCGGAGAGGGTGCAGGAAAGTGTCGTGGCGGAGGAGATTTAG
- a CDS encoding TetR/AcrR family transcriptional regulator, whose translation MKCVTEKSEDRIREAAKRVFLKKGFDGTTSRDIAKEADMNIALTNYYFRSKEKLFLEIFKDVLEEYFQNMLTILNKDIDIKTKISEIIDNDFEMMKKEPDLVIFIMNEIHKAPQRLFPDMSIFRQVRETYLKKQLEEGAANGTLRPMQLENILPLIKCGVEFIFMGKEIHKELFTMTDEDFERYAEEQKEHIKAMVCNYLVLK comes from the coding sequence GTGAAGTGCGTTACAGAAAAAAGCGAAGACAGGATAAGGGAAGCGGCGAAGCGTGTTTTTCTGAAAAAAGGTTTTGACGGCACCACATCGCGCGACATCGCGAAGGAGGCCGATATGAACATTGCGTTGACGAACTATTATTTCAGAAGCAAGGAAAAATTGTTTCTGGAAATCTTCAAAGATGTGCTGGAAGAGTACTTTCAGAACATGCTGACGATCCTGAACAAGGACATCGATATAAAAACCAAGATCTCGGAGATCATCGACAATGATTTCGAAATGATGAAAAAAGAGCCTGATCTGGTGATTTTCATCATGAACGAGATCCACAAAGCGCCTCAGCGGCTTTTTCCCGACATGTCGATATTCAGGCAGGTGAGGGAGACGTATCTGAAAAAGCAATTGGAGGAAGGTGCGGCAAATGGCACGTTGCGGCCAATGCAGCTCGAAAACATCCTTCCGCTGATCAAATGCGGCGTCGAGTTCATTTTTATGGGAAAGGAGATCCATAAAGAACTGTTCACGATGACCGACGAAGATTTCGAACGGTACGCCGAGGAGCAAAAGGAGCACATTAAGGCAATGGTGTGCAACTACCTTGTCCTGAAGTAG
- a CDS encoding TolC family protein: MKHLFHVTGMLCLMLFQRTQAQQYDLNQLLDLALKNDFSVQAARLDEAKTNARIDEVRSGLLPSLNVSGDYKRYFKIPGQVVPASAFGGPEGEFSTLAFGLPYNLSTTAQVTQALYNPSIRYALKAANLNRELTSLSTTKTKEDVAYNVTDAYYSLVTVSQQMAFLDSNLISLDRLYKVSELLYQNKLGQRVDVDRILINKTATETQQATLRDNYNQLVNLLKYYAGIPQSDSIRIITSVRDVALPAYTDWDKTRRTDVALLQKQKDLSELQDRNIRSGIIPIVNAYGAANMSFYAQGGDNSTFQDVPGYWAGLQLNWNVFDGMARKAKRSQNQIDREKLDVQLRQVREAIQMEENNARNKFGVEQKNISAKRDQVALADKVYRQIQLQFKEGTVSLTDVIQAENSLLDAQNNYLNSLVQLLKAELEWKKATGQLVQK; the protein is encoded by the coding sequence ATGAAACACCTGTTCCATGTCACGGGAATGCTATGCCTTATGCTTTTTCAGCGAACGCAGGCGCAGCAATACGACCTGAACCAATTACTGGACCTGGCCCTGAAAAATGATTTCAGCGTGCAGGCTGCGCGACTCGACGAGGCGAAAACGAACGCGAGGATCGACGAGGTGCGATCCGGATTGCTGCCCAGCCTGAATGTGTCCGGGGATTATAAGCGGTATTTCAAAATTCCGGGACAAGTGGTTCCTGCGAGCGCATTCGGCGGCCCGGAAGGAGAATTCAGTACGCTGGCTTTCGGGCTGCCCTATAACCTTTCCACTACCGCACAAGTGACTCAGGCGCTGTACAATCCGTCGATCAGGTATGCATTGAAAGCCGCTAACCTGAACCGCGAACTGACATCTCTGAGTACTACCAAAACGAAAGAAGATGTGGCTTATAACGTGACCGACGCCTATTATAGCCTCGTCACGGTATCCCAGCAAATGGCGTTCCTGGACAGCAACCTTATTTCGCTCGACCGGCTGTACAAAGTTTCCGAGCTGCTTTACCAGAACAAGCTTGGCCAGCGCGTGGATGTAGACAGGATTTTGATTAATAAAACAGCCACAGAAACACAGCAGGCGACACTGAGAGATAATTATAATCAACTGGTTAACCTTTTGAAATACTATGCCGGAATCCCGCAGAGCGATTCGATACGTATAATTACCAGCGTTCGGGATGTTGCCTTGCCGGCTTACACCGACTGGGATAAAACCAGACGTACGGATGTGGCCTTGCTTCAAAAGCAAAAGGACCTTAGCGAATTGCAGGACAGGAATATACGGTCGGGGATAATCCCTATAGTGAATGCTTACGGCGCGGCAAATATGTCGTTCTACGCCCAGGGAGGGGACAACTCGACATTCCAGGATGTGCCGGGATATTGGGCCGGCCTGCAACTGAATTGGAATGTGTTCGACGGTATGGCGAGAAAGGCCAAAAGGAGCCAGAACCAAATCGACAGGGAGAAGCTGGACGTGCAGCTAAGGCAGGTCCGTGAGGCGATTCAAATGGAGGAAAACAACGCCCGCAACAAGTTCGGGGTGGAACAAAAGAATATCAGCGCCAAAAGGGACCAGGTGGCACTCGCGGATAAGGTTTACAGACAAATCCAGCTGCAATTCAAGGAAGGGACCGTGTCGCTGACCGACGTGATCCAGGCCGAAAACAGCCTCCTCGACGCCCAGAACAACTACCTGAATTCATTGGTACAACTCCTGAAAGCCGAACTGGAATGGAAAAAAGCAACCGGCCAACTTGTTCAGAAATAA
- a CDS encoding pyridoxal phosphate-dependent aminotransferase family protein — translation MGKILNNRIAEFKDPAIARAKGVYPFFRPIESGQDTEVIINGKPVLMFGSNSYLGLTSHPYIIEASQKAAQKYGTGCAGSRFLNGTLDIHEELERRLAKYVGKEGAVLFSTGYQANLGALSCLTGRNDYLILDESDHASIIDGSRLSFSKVIKYKHNDMEDLRKKLALLPEEAVKLIATDGIFSMEGDIVKLPELNAIAQEYDATVLVDDAHSLGVIGEKGAGTASYFGLTETTDLIMGTFSKSLASLGGFIAGDAATIDYLKHRARSLMFSASMTPASVGSTLAALDIIETEPHHMERLWANTRYAKELLLVNGFDLGATESPILPLYIRDNEKTFIMTRRLQDEGVFVNPVVSPGVRPEQSLIRFSLMATHTFSQIEEAVDKMSRIYREVCPDAIIERQRL, via the coding sequence ATGGGTAAAATCTTAAATAATCGCATTGCCGAATTCAAAGACCCGGCGATTGCCAGAGCGAAAGGTGTATATCCTTTTTTCAGACCGATCGAGTCCGGACAGGACACGGAGGTTATTATCAACGGGAAGCCGGTCCTGATGTTCGGGTCCAACTCCTATCTGGGTTTAACATCCCATCCGTATATCATCGAGGCTTCGCAGAAAGCGGCCCAGAAGTACGGAACAGGTTGCGCCGGTTCGCGCTTCCTCAACGGAACCCTCGATATTCACGAAGAACTGGAACGTCGCCTGGCCAAATATGTGGGCAAGGAAGGCGCGGTGTTGTTCAGCACAGGTTACCAGGCCAATCTCGGGGCGTTGTCGTGCCTCACCGGCCGTAACGATTACCTGATCCTCGACGAAAGCGACCACGCTTCCATTATCGACGGAAGCCGCCTGTCGTTCTCGAAGGTGATCAAATACAAGCATAACGACATGGAGGACCTGCGTAAAAAGCTCGCCCTCCTGCCCGAAGAAGCTGTGAAACTGATCGCGACCGACGGTATTTTCAGTATGGAGGGGGATATTGTAAAACTCCCTGAACTGAATGCCATCGCGCAGGAATACGACGCCACGGTGCTAGTCGACGACGCGCACAGCCTTGGGGTTATCGGTGAAAAAGGGGCGGGAACCGCTTCCTATTTCGGACTCACCGAAACGACCGACCTCATTATGGGAACATTCAGCAAATCGCTGGCCTCCCTGGGCGGGTTCATCGCCGGCGACGCCGCCACGATCGATTACCTCAAACACCGCGCGCGCTCGCTCATGTTCAGCGCGAGCATGACGCCCGCGTCCGTGGGAAGTACATTGGCCGCTTTGGACATTATCGAAACGGAGCCACACCACATGGAGCGCCTTTGGGCCAATACAAGATATGCGAAGGAGTTGCTGCTCGTGAATGGTTTCGACCTGGGCGCAACCGAAAGCCCGATCCTGCCGCTGTATATCCGCGACAACGAGAAGACTTTCATCATGACACGCAGATTGCAGGACGAGGGAGTGTTCGTGAACCCGGTGGTTTCGCCAGGGGTACGCCCGGAACAGTCGCTGATCCGTTTCTCGCTGATGGCTACGCATACGTTCAGCCAGATCGAGGAAGCTGTCGACAAAATGTCCCGCATTTACCGTGAGGTTTGTCCCGACGCCATTATCGAAAGACAAAGACTATGA
- a CDS encoding NAD-dependent epimerase/dehydratase family protein — MKEKLFITGASGFIGYHLVAAALEAGMETHVAVRASSDLSLLKTLNTDGLVYVNADFGSKDKLTKLLEDGGVHPHHPRGGSDQSQKRCRL; from the coding sequence ATGAAAGAAAAGCTATTCATAACAGGGGCCAGCGGATTTATAGGCTACCACCTGGTGGCGGCGGCGCTCGAAGCAGGCATGGAAACTCATGTGGCGGTGAGAGCGAGCAGCGACCTGAGTTTGCTGAAAACGCTGAATACGGATGGCCTTGTGTATGTGAATGCTGATTTCGGTTCAAAAGATAAATTAACGAAGCTGCTGGAAGACGGGGGGGTACACCCACATCATCCACGCGGCGGGAGTGACCAAAGCCAAAAACGCTGCCGCCTATAA
- a CDS encoding NAD-dependent epimerase/dehydratase family protein: protein MTKAKNAAAYNLVNAEYSLNLAQAAMSAGIPLKRFVFLSSLAALGPAAYNAAQPITEETLPAPVTDYGKSKLLAEQYLKGVNGLPLSIIRPTAVYGPGEKDLFVLFKTLSKGLDAYIGKGPQKLSFVYVTDLVRATMAALRETDKGMTVYNISDGQAYDRYALADQFRAISGKPTFRAHLPLLLVKAIARFLDFVYANSSTTPVLNQEKLKELTAPNWICSIDAARSRLHYQPQYNLHRGLAETLTWYKENKWL from the coding sequence GTGACCAAAGCCAAAAACGCTGCCGCCTATAACCTGGTCAATGCGGAATATTCGCTGAATCTGGCGCAGGCTGCCATGTCAGCGGGTATTCCATTAAAGCGGTTTGTGTTTTTGAGCAGCCTCGCGGCATTAGGCCCCGCAGCTTATAATGCAGCCCAGCCCATTACAGAAGAAACCTTGCCTGCCCCGGTGACGGATTACGGGAAGAGCAAGCTGTTGGCTGAGCAATACCTGAAAGGAGTAAATGGCCTGCCGCTGAGTATCATCCGCCCGACAGCAGTGTATGGCCCCGGCGAAAAGGACCTGTTCGTCCTTTTTAAAACACTCAGCAAAGGCCTGGATGCCTACATCGGCAAAGGGCCGCAAAAGTTGAGTTTCGTGTATGTAACAGACCTCGTAAGGGCCACAATGGCCGCGTTGAGGGAAACGGACAAGGGAATGACTGTTTACAATATCTCGGACGGGCAGGCATATGACCGTTACGCACTCGCAGACCAGTTCAGGGCTATCAGCGGAAAGCCGACTTTCCGCGCGCACCTGCCGTTGCTGCTCGTGAAGGCGATCGCCAGGTTCCTGGATTTTGTTTATGCAAATTCATCAACAACACCGGTTTTAAACCAAGAAAAACTAAAAGAACTCACAGCCCCTAACTGGATCTGTAGCATAGATGCGGCCCGAAGTCGCCTGCACTACCAACCGCAATACAATCTGCACCGAGGCCTCGCAGAGACATTGACCTGGTATAAGGAGAACAAGTGGCTCTAA
- a CDS encoding efflux RND transporter periplasmic adaptor subunit: MVEKGSVVSQGTPIAEITDISSLKLVVNIPEKSVNEFKTGKSIPVRTDVYPHVNFHGRVTMVAAQGDEAHNYPVEITVQNSAANPLKAGMYGSIASDSKVKGEALAVPRQAIMGSAKQPQLYVVENGRAVLRDVSIGATTNDYYEIIKGLKAGDRVVTSGQINLQNGTSVIAQ; encoded by the coding sequence ATGGTGGAAAAAGGCTCGGTAGTAAGCCAGGGAACGCCCATTGCCGAGATTACCGATATTTCGTCGCTCAAACTGGTGGTGAATATCCCGGAAAAATCCGTGAACGAGTTCAAAACCGGCAAAAGTATTCCCGTGCGCACGGACGTGTACCCCCATGTGAACTTCCATGGCCGCGTGACGATGGTAGCCGCCCAGGGCGACGAGGCACATAATTATCCGGTGGAGATCACCGTGCAAAATTCGGCCGCTAACCCGTTGAAAGCGGGCATGTACGGCTCCATTGCGAGTGATTCGAAAGTGAAAGGCGAAGCATTGGCGGTTCCGCGGCAGGCGATTATGGGATCTGCGAAACAGCCGCAATTGTACGTAGTCGAAAATGGCAGGGCCGTGTTGCGCGACGTGTCCATTGGCGCTACCACGAATGATTATTACGAAATTATCAAAGGCCTCAAAGCCGGCGACCGCGTCGTGACCAGCGGGCAGATCAACCTGCAAAACGGGACTTCGGTTATTGCACAATAA